ATCAAGTTATGAAGAGGCACAAAGAAGAGGTTTTCAGGCTTTTTTTCGGTGGGTGAAAGATCGACCTAATCTATATAATATTGTACAACAGGCAGTAGTTGTTGATGATAACTTATATAGATGGTACTATGCAAAGCTCGCAAATGGATTTTTAAAAAGTTTATCGGCTGGTATGGAAGCGGGAGAGTTTAAACAACTTGATAAAGAAACAATTGCGTATTGTCTTATGTCAATTGGACAATTTCTAGGAATGCGATGGGGTTATTGGGAAGAGAAAGATGTTCCGGAAGATGTATTTGAAGCGGCGATGTCATTAATATTTGAAGGATTGAGAAAGAGATAAGGGAGTGGAGGAAATATGCAAGGCATTGCTTATTGGATTGAAAAACGGTCCTATTTACATCCAGATCGCATTGCCATTATTACAGAAGAGGAGGAAATAACATATAAACAGTTACATGAGTATGTAAGTAAAGTAGCAGCCTATTTAATTTACGACTTAAATGTGCAAAAAGGAGAAAGGATAGCCATTTTATCACAAAACAGCTTGGAATATATTGTACTTTTGTTTGCTATAGCAAAGGTAGAATGTATTGCTGTTCCACTTAATATACGGTTAACAGAAAATGAACTTAACTTTCAGTTAAAGGATAGTGGAACTACAGTTTTATTTGTAGAGGAGACACTTCAAAATATGGCAATGACAATGCATAAGGTATCGTATGTTCAAAGAGTTATTTTGATTAAAAGTTTAAAAGAAATAGAAGATAGAAAAAGTGACAACTTTGAAGAGATAAATGAAAGCGCATCCTTTATTATATGTTATACATCAGGTACAACAGGAAAACCGAAAGGAGCCGTACTTACACAAGAAAATATGTTTTGGAATGCGCTTAACAATACATTTGCGATTGACTTAACTATGCACGACCGCTCTATTGTATTATTACCTTTATTTCATATTGGTGGAATTGGTTTATTCGCATTTCCAACTTTATTTGTAGGTGGTGTAATCATTATTCCAAGAAAATTCGAACCAACAACAGCCCTTTCCATGATAGAAAAACATAAAGTGACTGTGGTGATGGGAGTACCTACAATTCATCAAGCATTGATTAATTGCCCAAAGTTTGAAACTACAAAATTACAATCAGTTCGCTGGTTTTATAACGGTGGTGCTCCATGTCCAGAAGAGTTGATGAGAGAATTTATAGATAGAGGATTTTTATTTGGTCAAGGCTTTGGCATGACTGAAACATCACCAACCGTATTTATGCTTTCAGAAGAAGATGCAAGACGTAAAGTAGGTTCAATTGGAAAACCTGTTCTGTTTTGTGATTATGTACTTATTGATGAAAATAAAAATAAGGTTGGAATCGGTGAAGTTGGGGAGTTACTTATAAGAGGGCCGAATGTAATGAAAGAGTATTGGAATCGACTAGATGCAACAAAAGAAATAATTCAAGATGGTTGGTTATATACGGGAGATTTAGCTAAAGTTGATGAAGATGGTTTTGTATACATTGTCGGTAGAAAAAAAGAAATGATAATTTCCGGTGGTGAAAATATTTATCCACTTGAGGTAGAGCAGGTCATTAATAAGATTTCGGAGGTATATGAGGTAGCGGTCGTTGGCAGGCAACATGTAAAGTGGGGGGAGATTCCAATCGCTTTTATTGTGAAAAAGAGTAGCAGTGAATTAACTGAAAAGGAAGTCATTGAACATTGTCGTTTATTTCTAGCAAAATATAAAATACCGAAAGAAATTGTTTTTCTAGAGGAATTGCCCAAAAATGCAACTGGTAAAATTCAAAAAGTACAGTTAGCAAATCAATTGAAAAGCAGGTGAAGAGATGACGATGTATAGCACTGGTCAACAGGCATCATGTAGTAAAACAATAACAGAAACAGATTTTGTATTATTTGCAGGTTTGAGTGGGGATTTTAATCCAATTCATATTGATCATGAGTATGCGAAACAAACTAGATTTAATCAAAGGATAGCACATGGTTTACTAACTTCTAGTTTATTATCACAATTACTTGGGATTCATTTACCTGGAAAAGGATCCGTTTATATGGAACAAACTATTAAATTTACAGCACCAGTTTTTATAGGAGATACAATTACAGCTACGGCTACAGTGCAAGAATTTATGATAGAAAAGAGAGTTTTGAAATTGTTAACTGAATGTCATAATCAAAAAGGAGATTTAGTATTGACAGGTGTAGCGACGATGATGGTGCCAAAAGAAGGAGGGGTAGTCTAATGAATATTGGGGTTGAAACGACTGGTGTTTTCTTCCCAAAAGACGTAGAGACGGCTGCAGATTTATCTAAGAAAACAGGCATCCCTGAGAAAATTATTATAGAAAAGTTTGGTTTATATGAAAAACATGTCGCAGACGAAACGATGCATGCATCAGATTTAGCTATTGCTGCTGCAAAGCCAATCTTATTACAAGTAGATCCTCAATCTATTGATGTAGTCATTTATTTTGGCAGTCCACATAAAGATTACCACGTATGGTCAAGTGCCCCAAAAATTCAGCATGAACTTGGATTGAAAAATGCTTATGCTTTTGAAATTATGAATGTTAGTTCTTGCTTTCCTATTGCTCTCAAAGTCGCAAAAGATATGCTCTACTCCGATAACTCAATTGAAAATATATTATTAGTAGGTGGATGTAAAGAATCTCAAATTGTAGATTATGATAATCCACGCTCACGTTTTATGTTTAATTTCGCTGATGGCGGAAGCGCAGCTTTAGTGAAAAAAGATGCTAGCAACGGTGAAATATTAGGAAGTGCGATTATAACAGATGGTTCATTTCATGAAGATGTACGTATTCCAGCAGGTGGATCAAAGCAGGTTGCGAGCTATGATACAGTTGAGAATCGACAACATTATATTGATGTAATAGATCCTAATAGTATGAAAGAACGTCTAGACCGGGTTTCAATCCCTAATTTTGACAAGGTTATTCGGGAGGCGTTAAGAAAAAGTGGATTTACTCCTAAAGATATTAAAGTATTGTTACCATTGCATACAAAACGTTCTATGTTAATAGAATTGATACAGGGGCTAGGGCTAACAAAAGAACAAGTTGTATATTTAGATCATTATGGACATATGTCAGCGCTTGATCCTTGCATTGGTCTTCACTTTGCAAATGAACAGGGAAAATTACAGCCTGGAGATATTGCAGTAGTAGTTAGTGCAGGGACTGGGTATACGTGGGCAGCGACTGTGATTAGGTGGTAGTAAAGATGGATTTTATCCAAAAAATTATTTGTTGTTTTTTTCATTGTTACTGTGAGTCTAGGGATGTTTGCTTCTGTAGGAAGTGCCTCTGCTGTAAAATATGAGAAATCATGGGGGAGTGAGCTAGATCCTTCTAAGTTATTAAGGACACCGGTGGCGATGGCAAGGGATGCAAAAGGATTTTTGTATGTTGTTGATATGGGGAATAATAGGGTTTTGAAAATAGATAAGAATGGAGAAGTTGTTGATGCGATAGGCACTTTAGGTGAAGGCCAGGGACAGTTTAATATGCCATTTGGTATTGCTGTTGATAAAGAAGGTAATATTTTAGTTGCGGATACAGCGAATTATCGTATTCAAAAATTTAATGAGGAGTTTCAATTTATTAAAAGTTGGGGCACAAAAGGTAAAGGAAGTGAGCAGTTCTCGTTTCCTAGGGAAATTGCAGTAGATAGCGATAACAATTACTATATTACGGATGAATACAATCATCGTATTCAAAAATATAGCCCGAATGGGCAGTATATTCAAACAATAGGGAGTTATGGAAAGGCGAATGGAGAAATGGCTTTACCACAAGGTATCGCGATAAATAAACAAGACGAGGTCTATATTGCAGACACATATAACAATCGTATTCAAGTGTTTGATAAAAAAGGGGAATTTAAGCGAGTAATCGGAACAGGAATTGCAGGTTTAGGCCCATATCAATTCTACCATCCAAGAGGAATAAATTTTGACTCAACATCTGGATCGCTATATGTAGCAGATACTTATAACAATCGGATAATGAAATTTACAAATAAAGATCAATTTCTATATACAGTAGGTAACTTTTTCTATTTTGTTTATCCAAATCAAGTTCTTCCGGATGATAAAGGGAATATTTATATAACGGATACGGGAAATAATCGTGTACTTTTATATAATGAAGTAGGCCTAACAGCGGTAATGAAGAAAACTATAGGTAATGAAAGGAATGGAAATACACAATATGCAGGACCTTATGATGTCGAAAGAGACACGAATGGAAATGTATTTGTATCTGATTCCTTTAATCATCGAATTTTGAAATATGATACAACTGGGAAGATTGTTGGGAAGTGGGGAAATTTATTTGGTGCTGGTGGACCACTAGGATACGGAAGTCTTCCAGGACAGTTTTATGTTCCAAGACAAATTGCAACGGATCGTTACAATAACGTGTATGTATCTGACTCTGTAAATCATCGTATCCAAAAATTCACTAATTCAGGAATAGCGCTTGCTTCATATGGTTCATTTGGAGTATTACCAGGTTTTTTTCAATTTCCATCTGGAATAGCTATTGATAGTAAAGGAAACATATTTATAGCTGATTCAGAAAATCATCGTATTCAAAAATTTAATCCATTCTTTGTATATATGAAAGAATGGGGGAGAAAAGGAACTGGAGAGGCAGAGTTTTTTCAATCTATGCAATTAGCGATTGATTCAAAAGATAATGTTTATGTTGTGGATCGGATTAATAATAGGGTTCAAAAATTTGATAATGAGGGTAACTTTCTTACAAAATGGGGCACAAATCATGGAGCTGGAAACTTAGACCCACTAGAAAATTGGAGAGAGGGTTCAGGAGATCTTTTTTTGCCAATAGGAATTGAGATCGATATAAATAATACGGTGTATGTCACAGATACTTCTAATAATCGCGTGAATATTTATAATGAAAATGGGGATTTTTTAGAGTCTTTTGGAAGCTTTAGTGGTATATCAGGGCATTTTTTCTCGCCACAAGGAATAGATGTGGATAGCCAAGGGAATATCATTATTACAGATGGTTTACTCCAAAGAATTCAATTTTTTAAGAAAGCTAATTAATATTGGAGGCTCAAAATACTTGTTAGAGAGGATAGAAGTTTAATAGTTTCGGAATGCGGTATAGGTAGGAATAAAATATTTATATCAAATTGTAAAGGTGTTTAATGGAAATCGGAGAAGATACATGTATACTAACAACCTCATTTATATGATTCAAAGAAAAAGTCATAATTACGGATGGAGAACTTTGGCGTGTTTGATTCTATCAGAAAGAAAAATATGGGGAGGATCACAATGTCGATGAAAAAACGTAAATGGCTAAGAATGATGGCTACTGGTTGTGTTTTAGGTTCGTTATTAATAACGGCAGCTTGTTCAGGAAAGAAAACGAGTACAGAGGATGAAAAGACGATTAAGGTAGGGGTTCTTGCTTCATTAACAGGTCCGTTAGAATCCTATGGAAAACAAACAGTGAACGGATTTGAATTAGGGTTAGACTATGCAACCGGTGGAACTGGGAAAGTGGAAGGGAAGAAGATTAAGTTTGTTGTAGAAGATACAGAAACAAAAGCTGATGTAGCGGTTAAAAAAGCTACGAAGTTATTAGAAGAAGAGAAAGTTGATTTTTTAGTCGGATCGTCTAGTTCAAGTGATACATTAGCGGTTTTACCATTAGCTGAAGAATATGAAAAAATAATGGTTGTAGAACCGGCAGTAGCTGATAGTATTACCGGGAAGAACTGGAATAAATATATTTTTAGAACGGGTAGAAATTCATCTCAAGATGCAGTCGCTGGTGCTGCAGCAATTGCTAAAAAAGATGTGAAAATAGCAACGTTAGCACAAGATAATGCTTACGGCCGTGAAGGGATTGCTG
This Bacillus paramycoides DNA region includes the following protein-coding sequences:
- a CDS encoding TetR/AcrR family transcriptional regulator; the protein is MSEKIIMDVKNLTTKGLETREKLLCAAEEVFGSKGYYEASIVNITQEAKVAHGTFYNYFPSKKDIFDELIRRLNRELRLIIKEEMKGISSYEEAQRRGFQAFFRWVKDRPNLYNIVQQAVVVDDNLYRWYYAKLANGFLKSLSAGMEAGEFKQLDKETIAYCLMSIGQFLGMRWGYWEEKDVPEDVFEAAMSLIFEGLRKR
- a CDS encoding o-succinylbenzoate--CoA ligase, with translation MQGIAYWIEKRSYLHPDRIAIITEEEEITYKQLHEYVSKVAAYLIYDLNVQKGERIAILSQNSLEYIVLLFAIAKVECIAVPLNIRLTENELNFQLKDSGTTVLFVEETLQNMAMTMHKVSYVQRVILIKSLKEIEDRKSDNFEEINESASFIICYTSGTTGKPKGAVLTQENMFWNALNNTFAIDLTMHDRSIVLLPLFHIGGIGLFAFPTLFVGGVIIIPRKFEPTTALSMIEKHKVTVVMGVPTIHQALINCPKFETTKLQSVRWFYNGGAPCPEELMREFIDRGFLFGQGFGMTETSPTVFMLSEEDARRKVGSIGKPVLFCDYVLIDENKNKVGIGEVGELLIRGPNVMKEYWNRLDATKEIIQDGWLYTGDLAKVDEDGFVYIVGRKKEMIISGGENIYPLEVEQVINKISEVYEVAVVGRQHVKWGEIPIAFIVKKSSSELTEKEVIEHCRLFLAKYKIPKEIVFLEELPKNATGKIQKVQLANQLKSR
- a CDS encoding MaoC family dehydratase; translation: MTMYSTGQQASCSKTITETDFVLFAGLSGDFNPIHIDHEYAKQTRFNQRIAHGLLTSSLLSQLLGIHLPGKGSVYMEQTIKFTAPVFIGDTITATATVQEFMIEKRVLKLLTECHNQKGDLVLTGVATMMVPKEGGVV
- a CDS encoding 3-oxoacyl-ACP synthase — protein: MNIGVETTGVFFPKDVETAADLSKKTGIPEKIIIEKFGLYEKHVADETMHASDLAIAAAKPILLQVDPQSIDVVIYFGSPHKDYHVWSSAPKIQHELGLKNAYAFEIMNVSSCFPIALKVAKDMLYSDNSIENILLVGGCKESQIVDYDNPRSRFMFNFADGGSAALVKKDASNGEILGSAIITDGSFHEDVRIPAGGSKQVASYDTVENRQHYIDVIDPNSMKERLDRVSIPNFDKVIREALRKSGFTPKDIKVLLPLHTKRSMLIELIQGLGLTKEQVVYLDHYGHMSALDPCIGLHFANEQGKLQPGDIAVVVSAGTGYTWAATVIRW
- a CDS encoding 6-bladed beta-propeller yields the protein MFASVGSASAVKYEKSWGSELDPSKLLRTPVAMARDAKGFLYVVDMGNNRVLKIDKNGEVVDAIGTLGEGQGQFNMPFGIAVDKEGNILVADTANYRIQKFNEEFQFIKSWGTKGKGSEQFSFPREIAVDSDNNYYITDEYNHRIQKYSPNGQYIQTIGSYGKANGEMALPQGIAINKQDEVYIADTYNNRIQVFDKKGEFKRVIGTGIAGLGPYQFYHPRGINFDSTSGSLYVADTYNNRIMKFTNKDQFLYTVGNFFYFVYPNQVLPDDKGNIYITDTGNNRVLLYNEVGLTAVMKKTIGNERNGNTQYAGPYDVERDTNGNVFVSDSFNHRILKYDTTGKIVGKWGNLFGAGGPLGYGSLPGQFYVPRQIATDRYNNVYVSDSVNHRIQKFTNSGIALASYGSFGVLPGFFQFPSGIAIDSKGNIFIADSENHRIQKFNPFFVYMKEWGRKGTGEAEFFQSMQLAIDSKDNVYVVDRINNRVQKFDNEGNFLTKWGTNHGAGNLDPLENWREGSGDLFLPIGIEIDINNTVYVTDTSNNRVNIYNENGDFLESFGSFSGISGHFFSPQGIDVDSQGNIIITDGLLQRIQFFKKAN